The following proteins are encoded in a genomic region of Ignavibacteriota bacterium:
- a CDS encoding T9SS type A sorting domain-containing protein: protein MKSVRIVAIVFSLLLTIAGVSAQTRLDSLRPQPRQAYVRLMFSAVYSPSPVHPIFLDPSNPAWGIAADINARLRGLGLNTLPVALWSDADSTASGIFIGTGVPFLRRLLDAVPDQKIVVTPTYPGPEGYVLDVTPMRALIVGSDSAGLWYGADTFLQLLAASPSRWLHACRIVDAPEFPIRWLYYSTNVQVGANITKAKQVWTDAYRNRLNGVHLSDSKFSRPTTLPNFYFDSLRSLLRWSADRRLSIIPGVMPFGYSESMLYHDPNLAAGVPVVRQPYVQFPGDTTASLLGRIPPMPNGDFEQLSGSDIIPGFTFIDQPGKISYVDLAVKHGGKASVRFEKFATYDPQYGHGRIALRRQVPPFAQFRLSGWVRTEGLLPANCITMTAIGNKNSTLLFTDISLPSSTGDWRKLEFTFNSLESDTVTVYWGVWDAKGGKIWWDDLSFDETGLVNLIRRPGAPLKVEDESGARVYAEGSDFDTLRDAGMGRNPWPGSYDTYHTPPRIRPRNMSSDTFYVSYYHATVIYGGQVMMTPSEPVVYDILDREFRALDTVMRAETYFMQHDEIRTLNWDLGDQSRGLTPGQLLAENVSRCRDIIRRARPNADLWIWSDMFDEFHNAVRRNYYLVNGDLRGSADLLPKDIGIVNWNGREGIVQKSLDFFASRGFRQISAPFYDGDENDIRIWKEWMRGVPNTRGMMYTTWRANYGYLKPFGEYAWNHAPYIEHCPPTTLRGGGVLDLYIRITGDPWDAAWSAGAAAVRWRTRPGDPFATLPFTPTPGVLQTVPLTLPAQTRWLQWFVEASDNRGWSTKVPFGDTVFFELGEVPTGSESVDPAGELELFGVYPNPGVNAPQAMMEFRAPAGRIVDIEIVNVRGSVCSRSKISADGGVQSVTLWLQDLPRGVYIASVHAGGIARRLRFIR, encoded by the coding sequence ATGAAAAGCGTGCGCATAGTAGCGATAGTATTCTCCTTGCTGCTGACCATCGCAGGTGTATCTGCGCAGACCCGACTCGATTCCCTCAGGCCGCAGCCGCGACAGGCCTATGTGCGGCTGATGTTCTCGGCGGTGTACTCTCCATCTCCGGTGCATCCGATCTTCCTTGATCCCTCTAATCCTGCGTGGGGAATTGCGGCCGATATCAATGCACGTCTACGCGGACTCGGATTAAACACGCTGCCCGTAGCGCTGTGGTCGGACGCTGATTCGACCGCGTCCGGGATCTTTATCGGAACGGGAGTTCCTTTTCTGCGACGGCTTCTCGACGCGGTGCCAGATCAGAAAATAGTTGTCACGCCCACGTATCCCGGACCCGAAGGGTATGTGCTCGATGTCACGCCGATGCGCGCGCTCATTGTCGGATCGGACTCCGCAGGCCTCTGGTACGGTGCCGATACATTCCTGCAATTACTCGCTGCATCACCTTCACGCTGGCTGCACGCGTGCCGCATTGTCGACGCGCCCGAGTTTCCGATCCGCTGGCTGTACTACTCAACCAACGTACAGGTGGGAGCGAATATCACCAAGGCCAAGCAGGTATGGACTGATGCGTACCGGAACCGTCTCAATGGCGTGCATCTGAGCGACTCGAAATTTTCACGGCCAACCACTCTCCCGAATTTTTATTTCGATTCCCTGCGCTCGCTTCTTCGATGGTCCGCCGACAGGCGGCTGTCGATCATTCCCGGCGTGATGCCGTTCGGGTATTCCGAATCGATGCTCTATCACGATCCGAATCTCGCCGCGGGCGTGCCTGTAGTCCGTCAGCCCTATGTGCAGTTCCCGGGCGACACCACCGCCTCGCTCCTTGGCCGTATTCCTCCCATGCCCAACGGCGACTTCGAGCAACTCAGTGGTTCGGATATCATTCCCGGCTTCACCTTCATCGACCAGCCGGGGAAGATCAGTTATGTGGACCTCGCGGTGAAACATGGCGGCAAGGCCAGCGTCCGATTCGAAAAATTCGCGACGTATGATCCGCAATATGGCCATGGGCGCATCGCGTTGCGTCGCCAGGTTCCTCCCTTCGCACAGTTCCGGCTCTCCGGCTGGGTGCGCACGGAGGGATTGTTGCCCGCGAACTGTATCACGATGACGGCCATCGGAAATAAAAACTCGACGCTCCTATTCACCGACATCAGCCTGCCGTCGTCGACGGGCGACTGGCGGAAGCTCGAGTTCACCTTCAACAGTCTCGAATCCGATACCGTTACTGTGTACTGGGGGGTATGGGACGCCAAGGGTGGAAAGATCTGGTGGGATGACCTCTCTTTCGACGAAACGGGGCTCGTGAATCTCATACGCAGACCGGGTGCACCATTAAAGGTCGAGGACGAGTCCGGTGCCCGTGTCTATGCAGAAGGGTCGGATTTCGATACACTTCGCGATGCGGGAATGGGCCGGAATCCATGGCCCGGATCGTACGACACCTATCACACCCCTCCGCGGATCCGACCGCGGAACATGTCGTCGGACACATTCTACGTGTCGTACTATCATGCGACAGTGATATACGGCGGGCAGGTCATGATGACGCCGTCTGAACCCGTCGTGTACGACATTCTCGACAGGGAATTCCGCGCGCTCGATACTGTCATGCGGGCGGAAACGTATTTCATGCAACACGACGAAATACGCACGCTGAACTGGGATCTCGGTGATCAGTCGCGCGGACTCACACCGGGACAATTGCTGGCGGAAAACGTGTCGCGTTGCCGCGACATCATACGCCGCGCGCGTCCAAACGCCGATCTGTGGATATGGTCCGACATGTTCGACGAATTCCACAACGCCGTGCGACGGAACTACTACCTTGTCAACGGCGATCTGCGCGGCAGTGCCGATCTTCTCCCGAAAGACATCGGCATCGTCAACTGGAATGGGCGCGAGGGCATTGTGCAGAAAAGTCTGGACTTCTTCGCCTCGCGTGGATTCAGACAGATTTCCGCACCATTCTACGACGGTGACGAAAACGACATCCGCATCTGGAAGGAGTGGATGCGGGGAGTCCCGAACACACGCGGCATGATGTACACCACGTGGCGCGCGAACTACGGGTACTTGAAGCCCTTCGGCGAGTACGCGTGGAATCACGCGCCCTACATCGAACATTGTCCGCCGACAACGCTGCGTGGTGGCGGAGTTTTGGATCTTTATATCCGTATTACCGGCGATCCGTGGGATGCCGCCTGGAGTGCGGGAGCCGCAGCCGTGCGCTGGCGCACGCGTCCCGGTGATCCGTTCGCAACACTGCCCTTCACACCGACACCCGGAGTGTTACAGACCGTGCCGCTTACGCTGCCCGCGCAGACGCGCTGGCTGCAGTGGTTCGTGGAAGCGAGTGATAATCGCGGATGGTCGACAAAAGTACCCTTTGGTGATACAGTGTTTTTTGAACTCGGAGAGGTTCCGACAGGTTCCGAATCCGTTGATCCCGCAGGCGAACTTGAGCTTTTCGGCGTGTATCCGAATCCCGGGGTGAATGCGCCGCAGGCGATGATGGAATTCCGCGCCCCCGCCGGTCGTATCGTCGACATCGAGATTGTGAACGTCCGGGGTTCCGTGTGCAGCAGGTCCAAAATTTCCGCGGATGGCGGTGTGCAGAGCGTGACGTTGTGGTTGCAGGACCTTCCCCGCGGCGTGTACATCGCGTCTGTTCACGCGGGGGGCATTGCGCGGAGACTGCGTTTTATCCGGTAG
- a CDS encoding serine hydrolase produces the protein MESREPVRVPPVSQPPLHIEELPPDSLLQDGDGTIHPAMTSTWVDSVLAGLSLRRKVAQMIVPFTYSNTDGKKLRELREQVRELGVGGVIISLGDKSNAEALVDTLQSWSSVPLMISADFENGLTMRLTGATEFPSLMALGAADDPDLAYAMGRAVAEEAREVGVHQNYSPVADVNNNPDNPVINVRSFGEDAPRVASLAEAYMRGLQDGRMIATAKHFPGHGDTDVDSHNDLPVIAHSAARLDSVELFPFRRLIDAGVLSVMLGHLAVPAVEPDSTRPATASAALIDTLLRARLGFHGLVVTDALNMKALTRRFRSNGAVAMEAARAGADVLLMPVDAEDAVNAVSKAVEDGLISAESIDRRVRRILVYKEWLGLAHQRVPDRARSGIATDSARAALAHSIARRTVTLVKNDSGALPLPRVLPGRTGCISFLHGKENGDEQRFSSLLAASAPGIHRFTAENTIPPKAARALLDSLRRLDMLIVASFVNVRTGAGSIALSEDQQDLMEQVRSMRIPVVLLSFGSPYTGKTLPWIPSYICSYGDDLPSLETTIDVLFGAVNPSGRLPVSLPGYAPRGHGLSYPLANTLDAAVTSHVFRRVDSLVNLKIRERAFPGAQLLVIHKGTIVHERCFGMVSYDTNDAVTQATMYDLASLSKVVSTTTAAMKLWETGRLDLDAPVARYIPSFARNGKAHVTIRHLLTHSAGLPPFKPYFTFCTDAAQALDTIFASPLDYVPGTRTVYSDLGMITLAKVIERITGIPLDIYARELIFAPLGMSATMYTPPDSLVDRCAPTEYDAAWRKRLLRGTVHDETAALLGGVAGHAGLFSTARDLGRFALMLIGGGELDGSRIVRRTTIDMFTRRQGASSRALGWDTKSSLGSSAGRYFSTRAFGHTGFTGTSLWIDRDAGIAVVFLTNRVHPTRENRVLLGFRPILHDAVREALSRIGE, from the coding sequence ATGGAAAGTCGCGAGCCGGTGCGTGTGCCCCCCGTGTCGCAGCCCCCGCTCCACATCGAGGAACTTCCGCCGGACTCACTGCTTCAAGACGGGGACGGCACCATACACCCGGCGATGACCTCAACATGGGTCGACAGCGTGCTTGCAGGTCTGTCCCTGCGTCGAAAAGTGGCGCAGATGATTGTTCCGTTCACATATAGCAACACTGATGGAAAAAAGCTGCGCGAGTTGCGCGAGCAGGTGCGCGAACTTGGAGTTGGCGGTGTGATTATTTCGCTGGGTGATAAAAGCAATGCCGAGGCACTTGTTGACACGCTCCAATCCTGGTCGTCAGTGCCCTTGATGATCTCCGCCGATTTTGAGAATGGATTGACGATGCGGTTAACCGGTGCCACGGAGTTTCCGTCGCTCATGGCTTTAGGTGCTGCGGATGATCCGGATCTTGCCTATGCCATGGGACGCGCCGTCGCCGAAGAGGCGCGCGAGGTGGGAGTGCATCAGAACTACTCGCCTGTTGCCGACGTGAACAATAATCCCGACAATCCTGTCATCAACGTCCGCTCCTTCGGAGAAGACGCGCCGCGGGTCGCTTCGCTTGCGGAGGCCTACATGCGCGGGCTGCAGGACGGCCGTATGATCGCAACTGCAAAACACTTCCCCGGCCACGGCGACACCGATGTCGACTCACACAACGATCTGCCCGTGATAGCGCACTCCGCGGCGCGCCTCGATTCCGTCGAACTGTTCCCCTTCCGCCGCCTTATCGATGCAGGCGTGCTCTCTGTCATGCTGGGTCATCTTGCCGTGCCGGCAGTGGAACCGGACTCCACGCGCCCGGCAACCGCATCCGCCGCACTGATCGACACTCTGCTGCGCGCACGACTCGGGTTCCACGGTCTTGTGGTTACCGATGCACTGAATATGAAGGCCTTGACGCGCCGCTTCCGCAGCAACGGCGCCGTGGCGATGGAGGCAGCGCGTGCCGGAGCCGATGTTCTGCTTATGCCGGTCGATGCGGAAGACGCAGTCAATGCGGTTAGCAAGGCGGTGGAGGATGGGCTCATCAGCGCCGAATCCATCGACCGGAGAGTGCGGCGCATCCTCGTGTACAAAGAATGGCTCGGTCTGGCGCACCAGCGCGTGCCCGACCGCGCGCGCAGCGGCATTGCCACCGATAGCGCGCGCGCAGCACTTGCTCACTCCATCGCCCGCAGAACTGTGACCCTCGTGAAAAACGATTCCGGAGCGCTTCCGCTTCCACGCGTTCTGCCTGGGCGGACAGGCTGCATCTCGTTTCTGCACGGCAAGGAGAACGGCGACGAGCAGCGCTTCTCGTCCCTCCTCGCGGCAAGCGCGCCAGGGATACACCGCTTTACGGCTGAGAATACGATTCCACCGAAAGCGGCACGTGCTCTGCTCGATTCTCTGCGCCGTCTCGACATGCTCATCGTGGCGTCGTTCGTCAATGTTCGCACCGGTGCCGGCAGCATCGCCTTGTCGGAGGATCAGCAGGATCTGATGGAGCAGGTCCGCTCGATGAGAATTCCCGTGGTCCTGCTGAGTTTCGGCAGCCCGTACACTGGGAAAACATTGCCGTGGATCCCTTCATACATCTGTTCGTACGGCGACGATCTCCCTTCTCTCGAAACTACCATCGACGTCCTTTTTGGAGCGGTAAATCCCTCCGGCCGCCTGCCCGTCTCGTTACCGGGTTATGCCCCTCGCGGACACGGCCTCTCCTATCCGCTCGCGAACACGCTCGATGCGGCAGTCACTTCTCACGTGTTCCGTCGGGTGGATTCGCTTGTGAATCTGAAAATTCGAGAGAGGGCTTTCCCCGGTGCGCAGCTTCTTGTGATTCATAAAGGCACGATTGTGCATGAACGTTGTTTCGGTATGGTGTCATACGACACGAATGATGCGGTGACACAGGCAACCATGTACGACCTCGCGTCGTTGTCGAAAGTGGTCTCGACCACAACCGCCGCCATGAAGCTGTGGGAAACCGGACGGCTGGATCTCGACGCTCCCGTGGCGCGCTACATCCCATCATTTGCACGCAACGGAAAGGCACACGTCACGATTCGCCACCTGCTCACGCATTCCGCAGGACTTCCCCCATTCAAACCGTACTTCACCTTCTGCACCGATGCAGCACAGGCATTGGATACAATTTTCGCCTCGCCGCTCGACTACGTTCCGGGCACACGCACTGTGTATTCGGATCTCGGAATGATCACACTCGCAAAGGTGATTGAACGGATCACCGGAATCCCTCTCGATATTTATGCGCGCGAGCTGATTTTTGCGCCGCTCGGCATGTCCGCGACGATGTACACTCCTCCCGATTCGCTCGTTGACCGTTGTGCACCGACGGAGTACGACGCCGCCTGGCGGAAACGTCTGCTGCGTGGCACCGTGCACGACGAGACGGCCGCCCTGCTCGGCGGTGTGGCTGGACACGCGGGGCTCTTTTCTACCGCCCGGGACCTCGGACGCTTTGCACTCATGCTTATCGGAGGAGGTGAACTCGACGGTTCGCGCATTGTACGACGCACAACCATCGACATGTTTACGCGAAGGCAGGGAGCAAGTTCACGGGCTCTCGGATGGGATACCAAATCGAGTCTGGGTTCGAGCGCGGGCCGGTATTTCTCGACGCGCGCCTTCGGACATACCGGATTCACGGGCACGTCGCTCTGGATCGACCGCGATGCGGGAATCGCCGTTGTGTTTCTCACAAATCGAGTGCACCCCACACGCGAGAACCGTGTGCTGCTCGGCTTCCGCCCCATCCTGCACGATGCCGTGCGAGAAGCTCTGTCGCGAATCGGAGAGTAG